Below is a window of Sulfurisphaera ohwakuensis DNA.
TTGATAATTGCCTATTGAATAGTTCTGTACTACCATCCAATGTCTTACTGTTCCTCTTGGCACTTCGTACATACCTACTCCAAGAGAGAAAGTCGGCTGCTTCCAGGGTCTTGAAGTCTTTGGACTTGTTTGATTCTTCATAAAGAGTTCAAGTCCGTATTCAAGATTATCCCAACCAGCAAATATAGCAGCCGCCATATCGACAGCCCTTCCAAGTATTCTACTTAATGTAGTTGAATAATTGGGTACATCCCACTCAACTGTCCACTTCTGCATAGAGCCAGGTGCTTGAGAGCTTAACCACGCTGGAACCTCATTAATTGCCGGAAGCTCAATGTAAATTTTACCGTTCTTAACTATTGGACTGTTAGGATGGAAATGTGATACTGCATGTAATCTAGCCCATGGTCCCGTTTCATAAGACCACATTGTTCCGTCCTTCCACACAAGTCTAGGCTCAGCATCCCAACTGTACTTTTCCATAAAGTTAGGTGCAACTGGGTTTGGTATAGTGGTCTTATTCCATAAGTGATACATATAGTAAGGTGTTCCGTCTGACGCAGTAAGTCCCCAAGCTAACTTATTACCTGCAGGATCTGTTTCAGTTAACGGTGAAGTTGTCTTTGCCCAGTCAGAGTAGAAGGACGAGTTAACAAACTCTAGTGAGGATACATTAATATCAATAAAGCTCTTACTGATAAGTTCTCCGTTTCTTACCATTGTAGGCCTAAATACTGTTTGTGGACCTTCAGAAGCTTCTTGAGTGATTGAGTCTATATTCTGATATATTGTGGTATAATCATTACCAAGATTCGAGTAAAGTTCTGGACTCTCGTATCCATAACCAGTGATATAGGTAGGTTTTTCAAAAGTAAGTCCTTGTTTCTCATAATCACAGTTATTAATTAAGAAGTTCGCTAAATCCATCCATGAAGCAATAACTAATTTGGTCCATGCAGTTAGTGTAGTTAATCTATACATATATTGTAAAAATATTGATTCTCCAACTGACAAATCAGTTCCTATTCCGCCTGGTATAAGCATTGGTGGATGAGAGTGCCTTCCATATATAAGCACACCAGCTTCTCTTGCAAGTATTTGTGCCTTTACTGCATGAATCCATAACCATCCAGTGAAGGGATTAAGAGCTGTCATAATATCTGCAATTGTACTGAACCCGTGAATATCTGTATATTCAGCCTTGGTCTGCTTAGCTGTTTGCCAGCATGAGGGATAATAGTTCTGAAAAACTTGGGCTGAGAAGTCTGGTCCTTCTAAGACGTTTAAGATTATGCTATGATCGTAGATAGTATCAGTCATTACGTATGCCATATTTCTTAAAACAACACCTAAGGGGTAAGGCACTGCTCCGAGGGCCATGTCATTTGCTCTAGTAGATCCGTTAGCGTGGGCGGCACCACAGACACCACAAGACCTTGAAGTTATGTGTATAGCATCAGGAGGTTGTCTTCCCCTTAAGAATACTTCAAATCCCCTAAACATAGTTACATAAGTCCAAGCTTGGTCACTTACTACTTGTCTTGTATTTGGATCCACATATGCAGTCAGACCTAAATGGCCAGCTACTCTAGTTATAGGATCTATTACCATTTTTATAGGAGAGGACATATACATCACCTTATTAAATTTGGATCGAATAAAGAAAAAGAAAAAACATATATAACTTACACCTTTTTAATTCTATCTGCCAAAAGATCTACTATATGCTTTACTTGGGTGTTAGCATGATAGTAATTAACTGCAAAACTTATGCTTTCAATACATACTGGACATCCAGTCAGTACTTCAGACGCTTTAACCTTATTGATCTCATCTACCTTTAGCTTTCCCGCATTTATTAAAGGTACAATAGTTGAATCCAAGAACTTCTTTGATTTCTCATCAATAGTTATCCCTATAAGCTTAGCCATATCCTCGATCATCGTAGGCAATCCGCATCCACCACCTCCTCTACTACAACAAATACTATTCACACCATGACTAGGTAGCTCTTTAAAGTTCTTAGATAGAGCTCTCATTAGCACTCTTGGCGCTTCAAATACTCCACCTCTTCTTCCTAGCTGACAAGGATCATGCCATGTAATTAGTTCGTCCGTCGATTCAATTGTAAATCTTTTCATCTCGTACCACTTAGCCAATAGCTCCGTTACATGCACTACCTCGTATTTCGGTTTTATTTCGAATATCTCGTGCATCATGTATCTTAGAGCTGGATACTCAAATCCTCCAGAAGTAAGCATAACGTATTTCGGAGACATCTCGGTGAAGTAATCTAAAATCCTTTTCATTACTTCTGCTGCACCTTCCTTATCTCCAAGAATTAGTGCCAGTGGTGGTCTTATACCTAGTGGTTTTGACATGAAAGTCCAATCTACTTTAAGTGTATCTAATATCTTAGCTACTTTCACTAATACGTCAGGATATACTAGGGCTTCATAAATACTTGCATAAAACAGAACTTCGCTAGACTTCTTATCTAACGGTATATCTTTTCCTAATTGAGACTTCATCTTACTTATAAGCCCTTCCCATGCATCCCTAAAGGCTTTTACTTCCCAGTATTTTCCAGAGACTTCAAGTTGTTCTATCTCTTTGTAAATTGAGGGAACTAATCCAGCCTTAAAAGCAACTTGCCTTAGAAGATCAATAAGTGCTCCGCTGTCTATCCCCATAGGGCAAACGAACATACAAGCTCCGCAATTTGTACAGTGCCAAA
It encodes the following:
- a CDS encoding nickel-dependent hydrogenase large subunit, with the protein product MSSPIKMVIDPITRVAGHLGLTAYVDPNTRQVVSDQAWTYVTMFRGFEVFLRGRQPPDAIHITSRSCGVCGAAHANGSTRANDMALGAVPYPLGVVLRNMAYVMTDTIYDHSIILNVLEGPDFSAQVFQNYYPSCWQTAKQTKAEYTDIHGFSTIADIMTALNPFTGWLWIHAVKAQILAREAGVLIYGRHSHPPMLIPGGIGTDLSVGESIFLQYMYRLTTLTAWTKLVIASWMDLANFLINNCDYEKQGLTFEKPTYITGYGYESPELYSNLGNDYTTIYQNIDSITQEASEGPQTVFRPTMVRNGELISKSFIDINVSSLEFVNSSFYSDWAKTTSPLTETDPAGNKLAWGLTASDGTPYYMYHLWNKTTIPNPVAPNFMEKYSWDAEPRLVWKDGTMWSYETGPWARLHAVSHFHPNSPIVKNGKIYIELPAINEVPAWLSSQAPGSMQKWTVEWDVPNYSTTLSRILGRAVDMAAAIFAGWDNLEYGLELFMKNQTSPKTSRPWKQPTFSLGVGMYEVPRGTVRHWMVVQNYSIGNYQYQAPTTQNVSPRDNNCKGPWCNNGKAIGAFELSVINTKIMEEVPPSQWIGYDFLRAIRSFDPCLVCAAHFEIKGTGKELKHVITPVCNT
- a CDS encoding (Fe-S)-binding protein, which translates into the protein MTQVITEQINMEALKKAIDDVFYNQIDSTILYYLQSCVNCKACEAACPFTPTSLKYSPVNKAEVARQLYRYRFTVWGRTIGRAIGGSKKYLKLDEVETMVDYVWHCTNCGACMFVCPMGIDSGALIDLLRQVAFKAGLVPSIYKEIEQLEVSGKYWEVKAFRDAWEGLISKMKSQLGKDIPLDKKSSEVLFYASIYEALVYPDVLVKVAKILDTLKVDWTFMSKPLGIRPPLALILGDKEGAAEVMKRILDYFTEMSPKYVMLTSGGFEYPALRYMMHEIFEIKPKYEVVHVTELLAKWYEMKRFTIESTDELITWHDPCQLGRRGGVFEAPRVLMRALSKNFKELPSHGVNSICCSRGGGGCGLPTMIEDMAKLIGITIDEKSKKFLDSTIVPLINAGKLKVDEINKVKASEVLTGCPVCIESISFAVNYYHANTQVKHIVDLLADRIKKV